The sequence AATGGCGTAGCATCCGAGCGGGGCCTCCTCCTGCATTGCCGGAATGACGAGGCAGCCGTCCCGGAACATCCGGGCCGGCTGTCCTGTGCGGGCCGGCGGCGTGGTCAGCAATCAGGGGCCGTGAGGACCGCACAGGTCGAGCGTCCAGGCGATGGTTCCGCAGAAGTCACCGACGTCGCCACGGTAACTGCCGTAGCCATTGTAGTAGTTGTCCATCCAGCCATTGCCGCTGGTCGAATTGTCGGCGGTCCAGCCGCCGCCAACCCAGCCGCCGTGGCCTCCATGCCCGCCATTCGCATGGCCGCCATGGGCAGCGGTGAGGTGGATATAATGATGCTTGACGACGGCGGCATCGGCGACGGTTGCAAACGGGATCGCGCTGGTGGCCAGGGTCAGCAGGATGGAGCTGATGAATACGAGTTGCCTTTTCATGGGAATGTCTCCTTTTCGTTCCAGAAATATGGGAAGGAAAGCCGTCCCTCGCCGGACACGTTCCTTCACGAAATCGGGACGGACACTCGCTGAACTGTGCGGTGTCTTCAGGCGGTCTCGCGACACATCGCCTGAATGGCCGAAATCTCAGTCCGCTCACGGCGCCGGTCAAGATTTGTTGACTTCCGGCAGGCTGGAAATGACTACCCCCGACCTATTTGTCGGACCATAAGACGGCGGTGCGATTCAGGCTCCGGCTGGCACGTAGGGCAATCTTGCCTTTGAACTGGGATGCGCCAATTTGGCTAAAGACTATAAGCCGCCCGCATGACGGAATTGGCCGTAGCACTGGAATAGCCTCAATTTGCCACCGAGCGTGATCCGAGGCTGAGGCTGATCATCCCGATCATCGTCGCCATCGCCTTTCTGATGGAGCAGCTCGATTCCACCATCATCACCACGGCGATTCCGGCCATCGCGCACAGCCTCGACACCACGCCGGTCCGGCTGAACCTTGCGATCACCACCTACATCCTGACGCTCGCCGTGTTCATTCCCGTCAGCGGCTGGTTCGCCGACAGGTTCGGCGCGCGAAAAGTGTTTGCGCTGGCGTTGTTCACCTTCACCCTTGGCTCGGCACTGTGCGGCATGGCCAACAGTTTCGGCATGCTGCTGGCCACGCGCGCCCTGCAGGGGTTGGGCGGCGCCATGATGACGCCGGTCGGACGGTTGATCCTGCTGCGCAGCTTTCCGCGCAGCGGGTTGATCACCGCCATGACCTACATGACCTTGCCGGCCATCATGGGACCGGTCATCGGGCCGCTGCTTGGCGGCCTGCTGACCACCTACGCCTCGTGGCGCTGGATATTCTATGTCAACGTACCGTTCGGCTGCCTCGGCATACTGGCGGCGCTGCGCTTCGTCGACGATTTCCACGAGGAAGCCGTGCAGCGCTTCGACTTCGCCGGGTTCCTGATGGTGGGATGCGGTGTGGCATTGCTGCAATTCGGCCTGGAAAACATCGGCCGGCCGATCATTCCCGTTTCCGCGACGGTGCTGGTGCTGGCCGCTTCCGTCCTGCTGCTGCTCGCCTTCGGACGCTACGCGCGCCGCGTCGTGGCGCCGGCCGTCGACCTGACGCTGTTTCGGTTTCGCTCCTTCTGGGTCGGCACGCTGGCAGGTGGGCTGTGCCGCGTCGGCCTCAACGGCGTACCTTTCCTCGTGCCACTGATGCTGCAGCTCGGCTTCGGTATGAGCCCGGTCACTTCGGGGTCGCTGACATTCGTCGGCAGCTTCGGCGCCTTGCTCATGCGGCCGCTGCTGTCGCCGCTGCTGCGGCGCTTCGGCTTCGGTGCCGTGCTGATCGGCAGCGCGATCGTCGGCTCCGCCGCCGTCGCGGGTTTCGCCCTGATGCGTCCCGAGACGCAGCATTGGATGATCGGCGTCTATGTCTTCCTGTTCGGCATCGTCCGCTCGGCGCAGTTCATGACCTCCAACACTTTGTCCTACGCCGACTTGCCGGCGGACAAGCTCAGCCGCGCCACCAGCCTCGGCGGCGTGCTGCAGCAGCTCAGCGTTTCGCTCGGCGTCTCGATCGCCGCCATGCTGCTGGGCCTGATCGCAGGGGAGACCCACGTGCTCACGCCGGAACGCTTTCACCAGGTATTCCTGCTGACCGCGATCATCCCGCTGATCTCCATTCCCGGATTTCGGTACCTGCGCGCCGAGGACGGCGCGCAGGTCAGCGGCCACATCAGGGGAATGCGCAAATAGGTCTCTCGGGAAGGCTGTGTCGGCGTTGAAACATGTCGCGGCCGGGGGCGCGAGGCCTGCAATGCAAGGAGGTTCCTCCGGACGGCACCAAGGCGCCGTCCTCGCCCGCGTGGGAGATTGCGGATCAGTACATCGGACGCGGGTTTATCGCGTCCGCTCGGACCGATTGGATAACGTCCCAATGTTCCACTTTACGGAACCTTAGTACCAGCGTCCGCGACCGTAAAATCCGCCACCGCCCAGCACGATAACAATAAGAACTATGACCAGGATTGTGGTGATATCCATATGCGCCTCCTGAGCGCGCCCGGCCGAGTTGGCCGTTCACCGCTCTTGCCCTGTAGGGCATGATTGTTCCTGTTACTTTGACATCCACCAACGTTCCGCACGGCATTCTTGTTCCAATGGACGCAAGGCATGAACCGCCGCCCAACGAACCGCTGGCCTCGCATCTCGGCTGGAAAGGTTTCGGAAACCATGTCCGGGTCCACCAAGGAACCAACTGGCCTGACGATTTCTTTAGCTGCATGAAAAGACCTGGCCCGCTCACAACGGAAGATCGCGACCACACCGATGCAGTGCGCACGTCGCCCGAATTGCCATCCCAATACCAGGATGCTGAAGGAGATTTCGGCGGTCGATTTGGATATGGGCATCCCGCTCACAAGCCCGATCCTTTTGCCACATACACGTTTTCGCCCGGGGCTGTTCGTCCTCTACCGGTCGACAACAAGAAAAGATGGCGCTAACCGGCTGTGCAAAAACCCTACGAAACAGCCTATTTCGCCAGGAAGCACGGGATCACGCAGGCCCAGGCACGGCGGATCACCAAGGACTTCGGCCCTTCACGTGTCAGGTGCGACATTGCCGCCCAGGATCTGAACTTGGCCCTGACAGGCTCATCGCCCTGTATGAGCGTCAGCCAGCATCTGTGTCTTCGATACCGAAGGAATAGCTGAGTTCTGAACGCAGACTACCAAAGCCGATGCATCGGTCTTGGCACAATCAGCGAAGCCACTTCCTGAACCTCGCGGCTTTATTCCGCACGAATGCAGCAGCTGCCGCATCACACGTCCTGCGCGATGGTCCATTCGCGGCAATGATGAACTTGGCGTCTCTCAGCGTGAGACCGTGCTTCTCTGCAAAGTGGATTGCTCCATAAGGCTCGTCTTGGGGTATGCCCCCGTTGGTGTGGGCCATTTGTGCCTCGCATGACGGATGGCTCGGCTTCGGCCTCTTCCGCCCGCCCAATCTGGTACATCAACCTTCGACGACAGGCGAAGGTTCCGATCAGAAGTGGAACCTCCAACTACAGGGCAAGGTTTAAGCTTGATGTTCGAAGGTTTTCGACTTGAGACAGTCCAGCTGCCCGAGGCGTCGCTTCGGGTGAGGCACGGCGGTTCAGGACCACCGGTCCTGCTTCTGCATGGCCACCCACGTACACATGCCACCTGGCATCGCGTTGCGCCGCTTCTCGCCGAAAGCCATACGGTTGTTTGTCCTGACGTTCGCGGTTTCGGGCAGTCTTCGATCCCCGAGGACACACACGATCATGCAGGATCATCCAAGCGCGCCAAGGCAAAAGACTGTGTCGCGCTCATGCGCCTTCTCGGCTTTGACCGGTTTGCCGTCGCCGGGCACGATCGCGGAAGCTACACCGCTTTCCGGACAGCGATGGATCATCCGTCCGCGGTGACGCATCTCATCATTCTGGACGGTGTTCCCATCCTTGAAGCCCTCGAGCGATGTGACGCCCGCTTTGCCACAGATTGGTGGCATTGGTTCTTCTTTGCCCAGCCCGACAAGCCGGAACAGGCGATCATGGCCGACCCCGAAGCCTGGTATGGCGGCTCCGCTGATCAGATGGGCGCGGAGGCATTTGCGGACTACAGGGCGGCGATTTTCGACCCTCGTGTCATCCATGGGATGGTCGAGGACTATAGGGCCGGGCTCTCAATCGACCATCTGCATGACGCGGATGACCGAAGGGCGGGCCGACGGGTCCAATGTCCCACCATGGTTCTGTGGTCGATGCGCGATGATTTGGAACGGCTTTATGGCGACGTTCTCGGCGTATGGCGTCCGTGGACGACAAGCCTGCGGGGAAAAGGCATCGCCTGCGGACACCATATGGCCGAGGAAGCACCACAGGTGCTCGCGGCAGAAATCTTGGCATTCTTGCGTACCATCTAGTCTCGACGTCTGAGGTGAGGCGCGACGTCAGCCGGCCAAACAAAGGAGTCTTGTTTCCCTCGGTCAGCTGGAAAGCAGGCGTTCGAGTGTGGTGTTCAGTTCGTCAAAGCTGAACGGTTTGCGAAGGACGGCACGATTGCTGAAACCATCGCGCATATCGCGACCACTGTTACCCGTCGAGTAGATGAACGGCACACCGCGCTCCGCAAGCGCATCGGCCACGGTATTGCTGTCGTCGCCGTCGAGATTCATGTCCAGCATTGCGGCATCGAAAGTCTGCGCTTCGATCAGGGCGATCGCCTTTTCGATCGTAGCGGCTGAGGTCACCGATTGGCATCCAAGATCGCCCAGCATGTCCTCAATCATCATCAGGACCAGAATTTCATCCTCGACAACGAGCATGCGCCGGCCGGAAAGCAGTTTATCCATCGTGAATTCCCGGTACCGGAATGTTCATCGTGCAGATCAACCCGTCCGGGCGATAGTCAAGCTGCACAGTGCCTTCGAGTTCGTGGGTGAGGCCGCGCTCGATCACGCGCGAACCGAACCCCTGTCGCGACGGTGGCGTAACCGGCGGTCCATCCTTCTCCCGCCAGCAAAGGATCAATCGACGGTCATCCGGCGCCGGCTCGATCGTCCAGTCGATCCGGATCGAGCCTTTGTCATTGGAAAACGCACCATATTTCACCGCGTTGGTCGCGAGTTCGTTGAAGGCGATGCCGAGCGCCAGTGCCGCTCTTGTCGAAAGGCGGATGTTCTCGCCTGATATCGCCAGACGTTCCGCCCGCCCGTCGGTGACGTCGAACGGTTCCAGGGCATCGTGAAGCACATCGAGCAGCCCGGCGCTGTGCCAATTTTCACGGGTCAGCAAATTGTGCGACCGGGAGAGCGCAAACAGCCGGGACTCGACGGCTTCGCGGATCGCCCGTGGATCGGAATTGGCTCGCGATGCCTGCCAGACGATCGACTGCACCGTTGCCAGCGTGTTCTTCACGCGATGGTTCAGTTCGTCGATGAGCATTTTGGATTGTGCCTGCTCCTCCTTGTGTTTGGTCAGATCGACGAAGGAGGCGAAATACTGAACGATGGCGCCGCTCTTGTCCTGGACAGGATTGGCGAAAAGACTCGCCCAGAATTCACTGCCATCCTTACGCCTGTAGAGGATTTCCGTGCCCGCCTCCGCATTGGCTTCGAACTCCGCCTTGATACGTTTCAGCGCCCTGGCGTCGGTGCTGTCCGCCATCAGGAAATTGAAGGGCTGACCCAGGACCTCTTCCCTGGCGTATCCGGTCAGCGCGAGGAAGGCGTCATTGGCAAAAATGATGGGGTTGCCGGGTTCTTTCGCATCGGCAAAAACCATGGCCATTCGTGTTGTCTCGGCGGCAACAACGAATGGGCCAAGCTCGTCGTGAAAGCCCGCGACTTCGGCTTCGGCCTCCTGCTGCTCTTCGGACTTGGCGACTACGCTGGACATGTCGTCAACCGGTCGGCGTCCACTATGCCGTTGACCGCCATCGCGCATCTCCCGTGATTAAGGGGCGAAAGCGTGATCGACTCTTTCAATCGCCAGCGCCCACTCACAGGCTGGCGACACCTGCTTTGTACGCTTCCGACAGTCAGTTAGCGAGTCATTCCGCGCCCCGCTGAATTGTCAGCCGATACGCTGATCTTCGCTGGAACGGCACCATTCACGTCGCTTTGCCGACCGCCGCGTCCATTCCCATCTCTTCCTGCGAAATGTCGTCGAACGAAGCGTAGTTCATATTGTAGAGGCGGGCGTAGAGGCCTTTCCTCTGCATCAGCTGTTGGTGGTTGCCGCTTTCGACAATCTCGCCATTCTGCAGCACGATGATGCGGTCGGCGCCGCGTATGGTGGCCAGCCGATGGGCGATGACCAGTCCGGTGCGGCCCTCCAGCAGTTTGATCAGCGCCTTCTGGATCAGCATCTCGGTGTAGGAATCGATGCTGGCGGTGGCCTCGTCGAGCACGAGGATCTTGGCGTCGGCCACCAGCGCGCGCGCAAAACTGATAAGCTGGCGCTGGCCGAGCGAGAGGTTGCCGCCGCGTTGCTCGAGTTCGGTGTCGTAGCCATCGGCCAGCTGCTCAATGAAGTCGTGCGCACCGACGGCTTGTGCCGCGCGCACCACTTCGTCGCGGCTGGCTGATGTCTTGTGGTAGCGGATGTTTTCCAGCACCGTGCCGGAGAACAGGAACGGCTCCTGCAGCACCATGGCCACCTGATCGCCCAGCGAATCCTGCGTCAGGTCGCGCACATCATGGTCGCCGACCAGGACCTTACCCGACCAGACATCGTAGAAGCGGTGCACCAGCGCCATGGAACTCGACTTGCCCGACCCGGTCGGGCCGACGAGCGCGACCGTCTCGCCCGGATTGACGCGAAACGAGATGTTCTTCAGCACCGGCTGGTTCGGCCGGTAGCCGAAGGTGACGTTCCGAAACTCGACCGAGCCGTCCATGTCGCGCGACAGCGCCACCGCATTGTCCTTGTCGCTGACATCCACCGGCACGTCGAGCACTTCGGAGATGCGCTGGCCCGAAGCCATGGCGCGCTGCATGACACTGTACTGCATGGTGAGCGAGCGGATCGGGTCGAAGAAGCGCTGGATGTAGAACAGGAACGCCACCATGACGC is a genomic window of Mesorhizobium huakuii containing:
- a CDS encoding DHA2 family efflux MFS transporter permease subunit; amino-acid sequence: MEQLDSTIITTAIPAIAHSLDTTPVRLNLAITTYILTLAVFIPVSGWFADRFGARKVFALALFTFTLGSALCGMANSFGMLLATRALQGLGGAMMTPVGRLILLRSFPRSGLITAMTYMTLPAIMGPVIGPLLGGLLTTYASWRWIFYVNVPFGCLGILAALRFVDDFHEEAVQRFDFAGFLMVGCGVALLQFGLENIGRPIIPVSATVLVLAASVLLLLAFGRYARRVVAPAVDLTLFRFRSFWVGTLAGGLCRVGLNGVPFLVPLMLQLGFGMSPVTSGSLTFVGSFGALLMRPLLSPLLRRFGFGAVLIGSAIVGSAAVAGFALMRPETQHWMIGVYVFLFGIVRSAQFMTSNTLSYADLPADKLSRATSLGGVLQQLSVSLGVSIAAMLLGLIAGETHVLTPERFHQVFLLTAIIPLISIPGFRYLRAEDGAQVSGHIRGMRK
- a CDS encoding alpha/beta fold hydrolase, yielding MFEGFRLETVQLPEASLRVRHGGSGPPVLLLHGHPRTHATWHRVAPLLAESHTVVCPDVRGFGQSSIPEDTHDHAGSSKRAKAKDCVALMRLLGFDRFAVAGHDRGSYTAFRTAMDHPSAVTHLIILDGVPILEALERCDARFATDWWHWFFFAQPDKPEQAIMADPEAWYGGSADQMGAEAFADYRAAIFDPRVIHGMVEDYRAGLSIDHLHDADDRRAGRRVQCPTMVLWSMRDDLERLYGDVLGVWRPWTTSLRGKGIACGHHMAEEAPQVLAAEILAFLRTI
- a CDS encoding response regulator, with the translated sequence MDKLLSGRRMLVVEDEILVLMMIEDMLGDLGCQSVTSAATIEKAIALIEAQTFDAAMLDMNLDGDDSNTVADALAERGVPFIYSTGNSGRDMRDGFSNRAVLRKPFSFDELNTTLERLLSS
- a CDS encoding HWE histidine kinase domain-containing protein — its product is MSSVVAKSEEQQEAEAEVAGFHDELGPFVVAAETTRMAMVFADAKEPGNPIIFANDAFLALTGYAREEVLGQPFNFLMADSTDARALKRIKAEFEANAEAGTEILYRRKDGSEFWASLFANPVQDKSGAIVQYFASFVDLTKHKEEQAQSKMLIDELNHRVKNTLATVQSIVWQASRANSDPRAIREAVESRLFALSRSHNLLTRENWHSAGLLDVLHDALEPFDVTDGRAERLAISGENIRLSTRAALALGIAFNELATNAVKYGAFSNDKGSIRIDWTIEPAPDDRRLILCWREKDGPPVTPPSRQGFGSRVIERGLTHELEGTVQLDYRPDGLICTMNIPVPGIHDG
- a CDS encoding ABC transporter ATP-binding protein, yielding MSTQDDDEKEDKSGRPTKAVVGSHRDEEEVFGKAYDPRIVRRIWGFVRPYQGRIFISVAAVLVFTLTQLAIPLVIRYAIDHGMAPGRLDRSVMIWATGIFAVIILINYAASHVQESVVGKVAENVLSDLRRAMFSHLQRVSLSFMDKTEVGRLMSRLQGDVNSMQEFLETSVMSVGDIVLLFGIVTVLLWLDFRLGLLTLSTMPMLFIVRLFWLPRAKVAFMAAHETNSIANGALAEGIHGVRTVQSLERQHVNFDLYDEKVLANLNAHLRSARYAQLMVPIVDTLTGIAMATVIVVGGSMVLSHSLDVGVMVAFLFYIQRFFDPIRSLTMQYSVMQRAMASGQRISEVLDVPVDVSDKDNAVALSRDMDGSVEFRNVTFGYRPNQPVLKNISFRVNPGETVALVGPTGSGKSSSMALVHRFYDVWSGKVLVGDHDVRDLTQDSLGDQVAMVLQEPFLFSGTVLENIRYHKTSASRDEVVRAAQAVGAHDFIEQLADGYDTELEQRGGNLSLGQRQLISFARALVADAKILVLDEATASIDSYTEMLIQKALIKLLEGRTGLVIAHRLATIRGADRIIVLQNGEIVESGNHQQLMQRKGLYARLYNMNYASFDDISQEEMGMDAAVGKAT